One genomic window of uncultured delta proteobacterium includes the following:
- a CDS encoding Metal-binding domain of Ada encodes MQPMDTRAWYAAFKAKDARFDGRFFVGVSSTGIYCRPVCPAKLPKEENCTFYGSAAAAEQAGYRPCLMCRPELAPGAAPIDATSALVRKAARLLEENCGSGQNIGEYVHRLGCSDRHLRRAFTAEFNVSPVQYLQTCRLLLAKNLLTDTDLSVTDVAMAAGFGSLRRFNDLFKQQYRLPPTALRKQAASAREGAGNATLLLGYRPPYRWRELCDFLALRAVPGVERVDDDGYMRTVRYAAGEGKYVSGWLRVEHRPKKNALAVTVSPALLPALPHVLARVRALFDLYCYPDAVYETLSVMNDLRPGLCVPGTRLPGCFEPFEMAVRAVLGQQITVKAAGTLAGRIAETFGTPVASGVAGLTHAFPSASDIAALDGDIADRFGPLGVTRARANTIRALALKIASGEIDCTLPVQPEAAIEKLLAVPGIGIWTAQYIAMRAMGWPDAFPHTDYGVKKALASFSEDEIVRLAESWRPWRGYAAVNLWNSLKE; translated from the coding sequence GTGCAACCAATGGATACGCGCGCATGGTACGCGGCATTCAAGGCAAAAGACGCCCGTTTCGACGGCCGCTTTTTCGTCGGGGTTTCCTCCACCGGCATCTACTGCCGTCCCGTCTGCCCGGCAAAATTGCCGAAGGAGGAAAACTGCACGTTTTACGGTTCCGCGGCGGCCGCCGAGCAGGCCGGGTACAGGCCGTGCCTCATGTGCAGGCCCGAGCTCGCGCCGGGCGCGGCCCCCATAGACGCGACCTCCGCTCTGGTCCGCAAGGCGGCGCGGCTGCTTGAGGAAAACTGCGGGAGCGGGCAGAACATCGGGGAGTATGTTCACCGGCTCGGGTGTTCGGACCGGCATTTGCGCAGGGCGTTCACGGCGGAATTCAACGTCTCGCCCGTGCAATATCTTCAGACGTGCAGGCTGCTGCTCGCCAAAAACCTGCTGACCGACACGGACCTCTCGGTGACGGACGTCGCCATGGCCGCCGGTTTCGGCAGCCTGCGGCGGTTCAACGACCTGTTCAAGCAGCAATACCGCCTGCCGCCCACCGCATTGCGCAAGCAGGCCGCTTCCGCCAGGGAGGGCGCCGGTAACGCCACGTTGCTGTTGGGATACCGCCCGCCGTACCGCTGGCGGGAACTCTGCGATTTTTTGGCCCTGCGGGCCGTTCCCGGCGTGGAGCGTGTCGATGACGACGGGTATATGCGGACCGTCCGGTATGCGGCCGGGGAGGGAAAATATGTTTCCGGCTGGCTGCGGGTGGAGCACAGGCCGAAGAAAAACGCCCTGGCCGTCACGGTAAGCCCGGCGCTTTTGCCCGCGCTGCCCCATGTGCTCGCCCGCGTGCGCGCGCTGTTCGATCTCTATTGTTATCCGGACGCGGTTTACGAAACCTTGTCCGTGATGAACGACCTCCGTCCCGGCCTGTGCGTGCCGGGCACCCGGCTGCCCGGTTGTTTCGAACCCTTTGAAATGGCCGTGCGGGCGGTGCTGGGCCAGCAGATAACCGTCAAGGCGGCGGGCACGCTGGCCGGACGAATAGCGGAAACGTTCGGCACGCCCGTTGCCTCTGGGGTGGCGGGGTTGACCCATGCCTTTCCTTCCGCGAGCGACATCGCGGCATTGGACGGCGACATCGCGGACCGGTTCGGCCCGCTCGGCGTCACGCGGGCCCGGGCCAACACCATCCGGGCCCTGGCGCTGAAAATTGCGAGCGGCGAGATTGACTGCACCCTGCCCGTCCAGCCGGAAGCGGCAATTGAAAAGCTCCTGGCCGTTCCCGGCATCGGCATCTGGACGGCCCAGTACATCGCCATGCGGGCGATGGGCTGGCCCGACGCGTTCCCGCACACGGATTACGGCGTTAAAAAGGCCCTCGCTTCGTTCTCCGAAGACGAAATTGTGCGCCTGGCGGAATCCTGGCGCCCGTGGCGCGGCTACGCGGCGGTCAACCTGTGGAATTCCTTGAAGGAATAG
- the ogt gene encoding Methylated-DNA--protein-cysteine methyltransferase, which yields MLYTTGYDSPLGSITLASDGENLVGLWIEGQKYFAATVKEETVEKPGLPVFATVTAWLDAYFAGKKPDIASLPLAPAGGAFRKAVWDILCEIPYGHCTTYGEIAKKTAARLRKPSMSSQAVGGAVGHNPISIIIPCHRVVGSNGSLTGYAGGIDKKIHLLRLEGADMAGFFIPAKGTAL from the coding sequence ATGCTGTATACGACCGGTTATGATTCCCCGCTGGGATCAATCACCCTGGCAAGCGACGGGGAAAATCTCGTCGGCCTTTGGATCGAGGGGCAGAAGTATTTTGCGGCCACGGTCAAAGAGGAAACCGTGGAAAAGCCCGGCCTGCCGGTCTTTGCCACGGTAACGGCCTGGCTGGACGCGTATTTCGCGGGCAAAAAGCCGGATATCGCATCGCTGCCGCTGGCGCCCGCGGGCGGCGCGTTCAGAAAAGCCGTGTGGGATATCCTGTGCGAAATTCCTTACGGCCACTGCACGACGTACGGCGAAATCGCCAAAAAAACAGCCGCCCGGCTGCGCAAGCCGAGCATGTCCAGCCAGGCTGTGGGCGGGGCGGTGGGGCATAACCCCATTTCCATCATTATTCCCTGCCACAGGGTCGTCGGCTCCAACGGCAGTTTGACGGGGTACGCCGGGGGCATCGATAAAAAAATCCATCTGTTGCGGCTGGAAGGCGCGGACATGGCCGGGTTTTTCATCCCCGCCAAAGGAACGGCCCTGTAA